The following are encoded in a window of Primulina eburnea isolate SZY01 chromosome 4, ASM2296580v1, whole genome shotgun sequence genomic DNA:
- the LOC140830881 gene encoding large ribosomal subunit protein uL13c, with protein MAMTVNCAISSIVLSKHSRNHLSSSLDKTPFLGCPLAVSAKQSASANRPFKIFCQENTGLVPVEQQWMFDDLTGPDKWNKTWYPKAADHVNTDKPWYIVDATDKILGRLASTIAIYIRGKNLATYTPSVDMGAFVIVINAEKVAVSGKKRTQKLYRRHSGRPGGMTVETFDQLQKRIPERIIEHAVRGMLPKQRLGRQLFNHLKVYTGPQHPHEAQKPIDLPIRDKRIQKVA; from the exons ATGGCAATGACGGTAAACTGCGCCATTTCATCGATTGTGCTCTCAAAACATTCTCGAAACCACTTATCCTCATCTCTCGATAAAACCCCATTTCTTGGATGTCCACTCGCTGTCTCAGCCAAGCAATCGGCCTCAGCCAACCGGCCGTTCAAAATCTTTTGCCAAGAAAATACGGGGCTTGTACCAGTCGAGCAGCAGTGGATGTTTGATGATCTCACTGGTCCT GATAAatggaataaaacatggtaTCCCAAAGCCGCAGATCACGTGAATACAGACAAGCCTTGGTATATTGTGGATGCCACTGACAAGATTCTGGGAAGATTGGCCTCAACTATAGCCATTTATATTAGGGGAAAGAATCTGGCTACTTATACTCCTAGTGTGGATATGGGAGCATTTGTTATAGTG ATTAATGCAGAGAAGGTTGCTGTGTCTGGAAAAAAGAGGACACAAAAACTCTACAGAAGGCACTCAGGGAGACCGGGTGGGATGACAGTGGAAACTTTTGATCAACTTCAGAAGAGAATTCCTGAGAGAATAATTGAGCATGCTGTCCGTGGAATGCTTCCTAAACAGAGG CTTGGCAGACAATTATTTAACCATCTGAAGGTGTACACTGGTCCGCAGCATCCCCACGAGGCTCAAAAACCAATTGATTTACCCATAAGAGACAAGAGGATTCAGAAAGTTGCATAG